A stretch of DNA from Micromonospora sp. NBC_01813:
CCGCCCGGCGACCATGGCCAACTGCAGGAACTCGGCGCGGGCGGCGCTATCGGTACTCAGCCGGCCACGGGTGGCCACGGTGAGGGTGTTCGCGCCAACGGCCCGAACACCACGGCGGGTCATGCACAGGTGCTCGGCCTGCAGGACGACGCCGACGCCCGCGCAGTCGAGCTTCTCCTCAAGGAACCCGGCGATCTGCTGACCAAGCTCCTCCTGCACCTGCAGCCGGGCGGCGAACGTCTCGACGGTGCGGGCCAGCTTCGACAGCCCAGGAAGCCGATCACCGGGGTAGACACCCACGTGCGCGTGCCCGGAGAACGGCAGCAGGTGGTGGGCGCACACCGAGGTGAACGGAACGTCGCGCGACAAGACCAGGTCGTGGTGACCTTCCCGGTTGGCGAAGGTGGTGAACTCCCAGTCGGGGGCGTTCAGCAGTTCCGCCAGGCCGGCAACCATCCGTGCCGGGGTCCGCAGGGCGATCTCGCTGGCAGCATCGACGCCAAGCGCCGCCAGCAGACCGGCGACCGCGAGT
This window harbors:
- the folE gene encoding GTP cyclohydrolase I — translated: MTTTYPDIDRREVDPRLESAAIDRSAAELAVAGLLAALGVDAASEIALRTPARMVAGLAELLNAPDWEFTTFANREGHHDLVLSRDVPFTSVCAHHLLPFSGHAHVGVYPGDRLPGLSKLARTVETFAARLQVQEELGQQIAGFLEEKLDCAGVGVVLQAEHLCMTRRGVRAVGANTLTVATRGRLSTDSAARAEFLQLAMVAGRPS